A window of Chloracidobacterium sp. N contains these coding sequences:
- a CDS encoding cytidine deaminase, translated as MNQSTPSAGHDEEVLIAAAWEARRQAHAPYSGFSVGAVVQARSGKLYTGCNIENASFGLTVCAERVALFKALSEGERQFQAVVIATDATTPTPPCGACRQVLWEFCGDIRIISAGPQGKTAEWSLAALLPAAFDDRNLAATTPSSPEPD; from the coding sequence ATGAACCAGTCCACTCCATCCGCCGGGCATGACGAGGAAGTGCTCATTGCGGCGGCTTGGGAAGCGCGGCGACAGGCCCATGCGCCTTATTCGGGATTTTCCGTCGGGGCCGTGGTTCAGGCCCGGTCGGGAAAGCTCTACACCGGCTGCAACATCGAGAACGCCTCGTTTGGGTTGACGGTGTGCGCCGAGCGGGTGGCGCTTTTCAAGGCGCTTTCCGAAGGCGAGCGGCAGTTTCAGGCGGTCGTGATTGCCACGGACGCCACTACGCCCACCCCGCCCTGCGGTGCCTGCCGGCAGGTGCTGTGGGAATTCTGCGGCGACATCCGCATCATCAGCGCCGGCCCCCAGGGGAAGACGGCCGAGTGGTCCCTGGCCGCGCTGCTTCCGGCTGCCTTTGACGACCGGAACCTCGCGGCCACAACGCCGTCTTCCCCGGAGCCGGACTGA
- a CDS encoding S8 family serine peptidase encodes MRPSTLKHLALGCAVIAAAGGIGLMRRLPAPKPRGAKFCRIEARPSQHQVPYSASTPTVAERPESYGFIIKYKRTAKPGVISRMLEELNVRRSYRYPHLPLFAFGMYPEGEAQATDAFLERLRQHPSVEYVEPNYVYRIGDTRPDDPSFAEQWGHLNEGQPIKGGQPGIPGVDAAVVSAWDVTTGSREVVVAVIDTGVDYAHEDLADNMWVNTREIPNNGIDDDGNGIVDDYYGYNAVGNNGNPLDDNGHGTHCAGIIGAKGDNGTGIAGINWDVRLMALKFLDANGRGTLNDALECIDYAIAMKQRGVNVRVLSNSWGGGGYSRALEEAIRTANANDILFVAAAGNSGTNNDRIPHYPASYDVPNVLSVAALAPNDNLASFSCYGKKTVHLAAPGVDVYSTVPVTVFGQGYKHFSGTSMATPYVAGAAALVLARDPKLSVSALKAQLLRSVTPVAALEGRLATGGRLNIARALGVRGE; translated from the coding sequence ATGCGTCCGTCCACCCTCAAGCATCTTGCCCTTGGCTGCGCGGTCATTGCGGCAGCCGGCGGAATCGGCCTCATGCGCCGCCTGCCGGCTCCCAAGCCGCGTGGGGCGAAGTTCTGCCGAATCGAAGCCCGCCCCAGCCAGCACCAGGTCCCCTATTCAGCTTCCACGCCGACTGTTGCCGAGCGTCCTGAAAGCTACGGATTCATCATCAAGTACAAGCGCACGGCCAAACCCGGCGTGATTTCCAGAATGCTGGAGGAGCTGAACGTCCGCCGCTCGTACCGTTATCCCCATCTGCCCCTGTTTGCCTTTGGCATGTACCCGGAAGGCGAAGCCCAGGCGACGGATGCCTTTCTGGAGCGGCTGCGGCAGCATCCGAGCGTCGAGTATGTCGAACCCAACTATGTGTACCGCATTGGGGACACCCGTCCTGACGATCCCAGCTTCGCTGAGCAATGGGGGCATCTCAACGAAGGGCAGCCTATCAAGGGCGGCCAGCCGGGCATTCCCGGCGTGGATGCCGCTGTGGTGTCGGCCTGGGATGTCACCACCGGCAGCCGCGAGGTTGTCGTGGCGGTGATTGACACCGGCGTGGACTACGCCCACGAAGACCTGGCCGACAACATGTGGGTCAACACCCGTGAGATTCCCAACAACGGTATTGACGACGACGGCAACGGCATCGTGGATGACTACTACGGCTACAATGCCGTGGGGAACAATGGCAACCCGCTCGACGACAACGGTCACGGCACGCACTGCGCCGGCATCATCGGCGCCAAGGGCGACAATGGCACAGGCATTGCCGGCATCAACTGGGATGTCCGCCTCATGGCCCTGAAGTTTCTGGATGCCAACGGGCGCGGAACGCTCAACGATGCGCTGGAGTGCATTGACTACGCCATCGCCATGAAGCAGCGGGGCGTCAATGTGCGCGTCCTGTCGAATAGCTGGGGTGGCGGCGGCTACTCCCGCGCTCTGGAAGAGGCCATCCGCACGGCGAATGCCAACGACATCCTTTTCGTCGCGGCGGCGGGCAACTCCGGCACGAACAACGACCGCATCCCGCACTATCCGGCCTCCTACGATGTTCCCAACGTGCTTTCCGTCGCGGCCCTTGCGCCCAACGATAACCTGGCCTCGTTTTCCTGCTATGGCAAGAAAACCGTACATCTGGCCGCGCCGGGCGTGGATGTCTATAGCACTGTTCCGGTGACGGTGTTCGGGCAGGGCTACAAGCACTTCTCGGGCACGTCCATGGCCACGCCCTATGTGGCCGGCGCGGCGGCGCTCGTTCTGGCCCGTGACCCCAAGCTGTCGGTGTCGGCGCTCAAGGCGCAGTTGCTGCGCTCGGTGACTCCGGTGGCCGCGCTCGAAGGGCGGCTGGCCACGGGCGGCCGCCTCAACATTGCGCGGGCGCTCGGCGTACGTGGTGAGTAG
- a CDS encoding radical SAM protein, whose protein sequence is MRITEIFFSIQGESSYAGLPCAFVRTTGCDLRCTWCDSEYTFTGGTHMSVEEILERIRAYPTRLVELTGGEPLLQKDIYELAGRLLDEGYTVLIETGGHRDVSRLDPRIIKVLDIKCPGSGMVEKNLWSNLDHITRRDEVKFVLADLADYFWAREILRIYRLEQRTNVLFSTVFGVEQRPIVERLLADGLQVRFQTQLHKLIWPADMRGV, encoded by the coding sequence ATGCGTATCACCGAAATCTTCTTCAGCATCCAGGGGGAATCGAGCTACGCCGGACTCCCCTGTGCCTTTGTGCGGACGACCGGGTGTGACCTGCGTTGTACCTGGTGCGACTCGGAATACACCTTCACGGGCGGAACGCACATGTCCGTTGAAGAGATTCTCGAACGGATTCGCGCCTATCCGACCCGCCTGGTGGAACTCACCGGTGGGGAGCCGCTTTTGCAGAAGGACATTTACGAACTGGCCGGACGGCTGCTCGACGAAGGCTACACCGTCCTCATCGAAACCGGCGGCCACCGCGACGTTTCACGTCTCGACCCCCGGATCATCAAGGTTCTGGACATCAAGTGCCCTGGCAGCGGCATGGTGGAAAAAAACCTGTGGTCAAACCTCGACCACATCACCCGCCGCGATGAAGTCAAGTTCGTGCTGGCCGACCTGGCCGATTACTTCTGGGCGCGCGAAATCCTGCGCATTTACCGGCTCGAACAACGGACGAATGTCCTGTTTTCAACGGTCTTTGGTGTGGAACAGCGGCCGATTGTCGAGCGGCTGCTGGCAGATGGGCTTCAGGTCCGTTTCCAGACCCAGTTGCACAAACTGATCTGGCCGGCCGATATGCGCGGCGTCTGA
- a CDS encoding 1-acyl-sn-glycerol-3-phosphate acyltransferase, whose amino-acid sequence MNLHQRTIVYVTRPALRLALHPFFRMTYFGVEHVPKTGPVLLAPNHQAYADPFWIGLPIRRPIHFMTWSRVFRVAYLRPLLRYFQCFPVDHDKPFDKSALKVAQELLRSGQIVMIFPEGGRTPHGDLQEFKAGAFRIAVKLRVPIVPVTLNGGFEAWSMYRKLPRPGKITVHFHPPMYFSADDRDLKEVTAEAARAVREVIASKLQRPGVS is encoded by the coding sequence ATGAATCTGCATCAGCGCACCATCGTCTATGTGACCCGTCCTGCGTTACGACTGGCGCTTCATCCGTTCTTCAGAATGACCTACTTCGGGGTGGAGCACGTACCGAAAACCGGGCCGGTTCTTTTGGCTCCAAACCATCAGGCCTATGCCGACCCCTTCTGGATTGGGCTGCCCATCCGCCGTCCGATTCACTTCATGACGTGGAGCCGGGTGTTTCGGGTCGCGTACCTGCGCCCCCTGCTGCGCTATTTCCAGTGCTTTCCGGTTGACCATGACAAGCCCTTCGACAAAAGCGCCCTCAAAGTTGCCCAGGAGCTGCTCCGGTCAGGTCAAATCGTCATGATTTTTCCCGAAGGCGGACGGACGCCCCACGGCGATTTGCAGGAGTTCAAGGCCGGCGCCTTTCGGATTGCCGTCAAGCTGCGGGTGCCCATCGTCCCGGTGACGCTCAACGGCGGCTTCGAGGCATGGAGCATGTACCGCAAGCTGCCGCGACCGGGCAAAATCACCGTTCACTTTCACCCGCCGATGTACTTTTCAGCGGACGACCGTGATTTGAAGGAAGTCACGGCGGAAGCGGCCCGCGCCGTCCGGGAAGTCATCGCCAGCAAGTTGCAGCGCCCGGGTGTGTCATGA
- a CDS encoding glycosyltransferase: MTWWLVPFLVFFVVAAPGGIGFEFQLGLKGGATALVLAVLTSALLRLISMGSSLWEIRQRRWRRAVEMEWTLPNSERIRPISIVMVVRGGREQVVETVDRLLALDYPNFEVVVINDGSPDGTLACLMEAFSLHPTSRIIQRSIPIQTEPALYASAKHPQLTVIAKPETGREDSLNCGLNISRYPLICALDTRVTLDADALIELARGFIENVTQTVAVSCLAEFYGDASTPSGSDIRLSSNGIAPAYAPPQRSVSIAADQRPLDDLQRVDRAALFHAQWLLRAGVGNLAMLPGVVSLLKKAEIVAAGGYRTGYATDTLDLLLTAYQVRKSEETRRVLFLPEIMARIEPFSSLDEAMQSRAVATQKSFGIIVRHLGLTFSGQGDWRARLALPVFIVTVLFAPIWEWMAVILVDVAALAGGFTFDELVALLMLFLAIGLADSLGGLLCDEVSNRRRRSTGDILNLSLAAITHAITFRWMMGLAQLRGMLAYISGRSIRETI, translated from the coding sequence ATGACCTGGTGGCTCGTGCCGTTTCTGGTCTTCTTTGTCGTTGCGGCGCCGGGTGGGATTGGATTCGAGTTTCAGCTTGGGCTCAAAGGCGGCGCGACGGCGCTGGTGCTGGCGGTCCTGACATCCGCCCTGCTCCGTCTGATCTCCATGGGCAGCTCGCTGTGGGAAATCCGGCAGCGCCGGTGGCGGCGCGCCGTGGAAATGGAGTGGACGCTTCCCAACTCCGAGCGCATCCGTCCCATTTCCATCGTGATGGTCGTGCGCGGTGGACGGGAGCAGGTGGTGGAAACGGTGGACCGGCTGCTCGCGCTTGACTACCCAAACTTCGAGGTCGTCGTCATCAACGATGGCTCACCGGACGGCACACTCGCCTGTTTGATGGAAGCGTTTTCCCTGCATCCGACCTCCCGTATCATCCAGCGCAGCATTCCCATTCAGACTGAGCCGGCACTGTACGCCTCCGCCAAGCATCCCCAGTTGACGGTCATCGCCAAGCCGGAAACCGGGCGCGAGGACTCCCTCAACTGCGGCCTGAACATCTCCCGTTACCCGCTCATCTGCGCGCTCGACACCCGGGTGACGCTCGACGCCGATGCTCTCATCGAACTGGCGCGTGGGTTCATTGAAAACGTGACCCAAACCGTTGCCGTAAGCTGCCTGGCCGAGTTCTACGGCGACGCCTCGACCCCCAGCGGCTCGGACATCCGTCTCTCGTCCAACGGCATTGCGCCGGCGTATGCCCCCCCGCAGCGGTCGGTCAGCATCGCCGCAGACCAGCGCCCCCTCGATGACCTGCAACGGGTTGACCGCGCAGCGCTCTTTCATGCCCAGTGGCTCCTGCGCGCCGGTGTGGGGAACCTCGCCATGCTGCCGGGCGTGGTGTCGCTGCTCAAGAAAGCTGAAATTGTCGCGGCTGGCGGCTACCGCACCGGTTATGCCACCGACACCCTGGACCTGCTGCTGACGGCCTACCAGGTACGCAAAAGTGAAGAAACCCGCCGGGTCTTGTTCCTGCCGGAAATCATGGCCCGCATCGAACCGTTCAGCTCACTCGATGAGGCGATGCAGTCCCGCGCCGTCGCCACCCAGAAATCCTTTGGCATCATCGTCCGTCACTTGGGGCTCACCTTCAGCGGACAGGGCGACTGGCGCGCCCGGCTCGCCCTTCCGGTCTTCATTGTGACCGTGCTGTTTGCACCAATTTGGGAGTGGATGGCTGTCATTCTGGTGGATGTGGCGGCGCTGGCCGGTGGTTTCACCTTTGACGAACTGGTGGCGCTGCTGATGCTGTTTTTGGCCATCGGACTGGCTGACAGCCTCGGTGGACTGCTCTGCGATGAGGTCTCAAACCGCCGCCGCCGTTCCACAGGTGACATCCTGAACCTCAGTCTGGCAGCCATCACACACGCCATCACCTTCCGGTGGATGATGGGGTTAGCACAGTTGCGTGGCATGCTGGCGTACATTTCGGGGCGCTCCATTCGTGAAACGATATAG
- the rfaE1 gene encoding D-glycero-beta-D-manno-heptose-7-phosphate kinase translates to MTAFGMTHPADASSEAYAPLVARLSGQRILVVGDVMLDEFFWGRASRIAPEAPVPVVEIERESYVLGGAANVAANIRALGGLPFVVGVVGDDLAAEHLRDTLLRWHLEWHGLVVDANRPTTRKTRVMVNAHQMARFDRESRQPIPADIETTLMRKVDAWLPEVSAVAISDYDKGVLTPRFLRHVLTHARQRGLPVALDPKPVRFASYQPVTVVTPNHHEAALIAQMSVTDEASLEAASRRLSAMLGRAHVLITRGEAGMTLYEAPGHIHHIPATAREVYDVTGAGDTVLATLILGLSAGLTLCQSAHLANRAAGVVVGKLGTATVRPEELLAGQALVATPAGR, encoded by the coding sequence ATGACAGCTTTTGGCATGACCCATCCGGCAGACGCATCCTCTGAGGCCTACGCACCCCTGGTCGCCCGCCTGTCCGGGCAACGCATCCTCGTTGTGGGCGATGTCATGCTCGATGAGTTTTTCTGGGGTCGCGCCAGCCGCATTGCGCCCGAAGCGCCGGTGCCCGTCGTGGAAATCGAGCGTGAAAGCTACGTGCTCGGCGGCGCGGCCAATGTTGCCGCCAACATCCGCGCCCTGGGTGGGCTGCCGTTCGTGGTGGGCGTCGTCGGGGACGACCTCGCGGCCGAGCACCTGCGCGATACCCTGCTGCGCTGGCATCTGGAGTGGCACGGGCTGGTCGTGGATGCCAACCGTCCCACCACGCGCAAGACCCGTGTCATGGTCAATGCCCACCAGATGGCGCGCTTTGACCGGGAATCCCGGCAGCCCATCCCGGCGGACATCGAAACAACCCTGATGCGGAAAGTGGATGCCTGGCTGCCGGAAGTCAGCGCCGTGGCCATTTCGGATTACGACAAAGGCGTTCTCACCCCCCGGTTTCTGCGCCACGTGCTGACCCACGCCCGGCAGCGCGGGCTGCCGGTCGCGCTTGACCCCAAACCGGTACGCTTTGCCAGCTACCAGCCGGTCACGGTGGTGACGCCCAACCATCACGAAGCCGCCCTCATAGCCCAGATGTCCGTCACGGATGAGGCTTCGCTGGAAGCTGCCAGCCGACGCCTTTCGGCCATGCTCGGCCGGGCGCACGTCCTCATCACCCGTGGCGAAGCGGGGATGACCCTGTATGAGGCACCGGGCCACATCCACCACATTCCGGCCACGGCCCGCGAAGTCTATGACGTGACGGGCGCTGGCGATACTGTCCTGGCCACACTCATCCTTGGACTGAGCGCCGGATTGACACTCTGCCAGTCCGCGCATCTGGCCAACCGGGCGGCCGGCGTTGTGGTGGGCAAGCTCGGCACGGCGACTGTCCGCCCGGAAGAACTGCTGGCCGGGCAGGCTCTGGTTGCGACGCCGGCGGGCCGTTGA
- a CDS encoding SDR family oxidoreductase, with amino-acid sequence MKRIALVTGGTSGIGKETVRGLARAGLAVVLVGRDRQKCNEVVQELRADTGQTDITALTADLSRLEDIRRVADEFRADYPRLDVLVNNVGAIFDTRRTTPDGLEQTFALNHISYFLLTNLLLDRLLASAPARVVNVSSAAHRFVPGVDFDDLQFERKPYAPMTAYGQSKLMNILFSQELARRLDGTGVTSNSLHPGGVASNFADNTTGWFRLTAKVLKWAIGISPARGAETSVYLATADEVAGVSGRYFERCRAATTSAAAMDPTAQARLWQVSEQVVGQVFPSPAGVTS; translated from the coding sequence ATGAAACGAATTGCGCTCGTGACTGGAGGCACGTCTGGCATTGGCAAGGAAACCGTCCGTGGGTTGGCGCGGGCCGGGCTGGCAGTCGTCCTTGTGGGGCGTGATCGTCAGAAGTGTAATGAGGTCGTGCAGGAACTGCGCGCCGACACAGGACAGACCGACATCACCGCCCTCACGGCTGATCTGTCGCGGCTGGAGGACATCCGGCGCGTTGCGGACGAATTCCGCGCGGACTATCCCCGGCTCGATGTCTTGGTCAACAACGTCGGCGCGATTTTTGACACCCGGCGCACCACGCCGGACGGACTCGAACAGACGTTTGCGCTCAATCACATTTCCTACTTCCTGCTGACCAACCTGCTGCTTGACCGGCTGCTGGCCAGTGCGCCGGCGCGGGTGGTCAATGTCAGTTCCGCCGCACACCGGTTCGTACCGGGCGTGGACTTCGACGACCTCCAGTTCGAGCGGAAGCCCTATGCGCCCATGACAGCTTACGGCCAGTCCAAACTGATGAACATTCTGTTCAGTCAGGAATTGGCCCGGCGGCTGGACGGCACCGGCGTTACCTCCAACAGTCTGCACCCCGGCGGAGTGGCTTCCAACTTTGCCGACAATACCACCGGCTGGTTTCGGTTGACGGCCAAAGTGCTCAAGTGGGCGATTGGAATCTCCCCGGCGCGGGGCGCTGAAACTTCCGTGTATCTGGCAACAGCGGACGAGGTTGCGGGCGTCAGCGGCCGCTACTTTGAGCGTTGTCGGGCGGCGACGACCAGCGCGGCGGCGATGGACCCGACAGCCCAGGCGCGGCTGTGGCAGGTCAGCGAGCAAGTGGTGGGCCAGGTGTTTCCATCACCCGCAGGAGTCACTTCGTGA
- a CDS encoding M14 family zinc carboxypeptidase: MLGLSEATLALVKRLASHYDHYVVRAATPRLTAAGLASHLADLASKDERLAVEVGGRSAAGRPIHRVTFGQGQRRVLMWTQMHGDEPTATLAVLDLLAALAAFPQDAALDRILREVQVCILPMLNPDGAEAFQRRTAQGIDLNRDARHLRTPEAKLLKRTHDDFVPDFAFNLHDQNPRYTAGDSHRLTAMAFLAPAHDASGKDNMARRRAKRLAAALVQMLTPYIGGYMARFDDTHEPRSFGDAMQGWGTSVVLVESGGWRNDPEKAYLRQLNAVALLGALHAIAGDECDAVEATAYEALPPNTSYFYDLIFESATLEFGPGLPPIVADIAINVSNQWPSTPADAIRGRVMDVGDLHDYDAGERWSLDGCAVPGQDFRIEAEVDVDALRAMAQPIQPS, from the coding sequence ATGCTGGGCTTATCCGAGGCAACCCTCGCCTTGGTCAAGCGGCTTGCCTCGCACTATGACCACTATGTGGTTCGGGCGGCCACGCCCCGCCTGACGGCGGCGGGGCTGGCCTCCCATTTGGCCGACCTCGCCTCCAAAGACGAACGCCTTGCCGTCGAAGTCGGCGGCCGCTCCGCAGCCGGGCGTCCGATTCACCGGGTGACATTTGGGCAGGGCCAGCGGCGCGTGCTGATGTGGACGCAGATGCACGGCGACGAACCCACGGCGACCCTGGCTGTCCTTGACCTGCTCGCCGCGCTCGCGGCCTTTCCCCAGGATGCAGCCTTGGACAGGATTCTCAGGGAAGTCCAGGTCTGCATCCTTCCCATGCTCAACCCGGATGGCGCGGAAGCCTTCCAGCGCCGGACCGCCCAAGGCATTGACCTCAACCGCGATGCCCGCCACCTCAGAACACCGGAAGCGAAGCTTCTCAAGCGTACGCACGACGACTTCGTTCCAGACTTCGCCTTCAATCTCCACGACCAGAACCCGCGCTACACGGCCGGCGACAGTCACCGCCTGACGGCGATGGCCTTCTTGGCGCCGGCGCACGACGCCTCGGGCAAAGACAACATGGCCCGGCGGCGCGCCAAGCGGCTGGCGGCTGCGCTGGTGCAGATGCTGACTCCATACATCGGCGGTTACATGGCGCGCTTTGACGACACGCACGAACCACGCAGTTTTGGTGACGCCATGCAGGGCTGGGGAACGAGTGTCGTCCTCGTCGAGTCGGGAGGCTGGCGCAACGACCCGGAAAAAGCCTACCTGCGCCAGCTCAATGCGGTGGCGTTGCTCGGTGCGCTTCACGCCATTGCCGGCGACGAGTGCGATGCCGTGGAAGCGACGGCATACGAGGCGCTGCCGCCCAACACGAGTTACTTCTACGACCTCATTTTTGAGTCGGCGACGCTTGAATTTGGCCCCGGACTGCCGCCCATCGTCGCCGACATCGCCATCAACGTCAGCAACCAGTGGCCGTCAACGCCGGCGGATGCCATTCGGGGGCGCGTCATGGACGTGGGCGACCTGCACGACTACGACGCCGGGGAACGGTGGTCGCTGGACGGCTGTGCGGTGCCAGGTCAGGACTTCCGCATCGAGGCTGAAGTTGACGTGGATGCCCTCCGCGCCATGGCGCAGCCCATCCAGCCCTCGTAA
- a CDS encoding TIGR00266 family protein, producing MPQSDVIDYRIVGDDLQGVIITLDPNEQVLAEAGVMLYMTAGIEMQTTMATDSSKGFFGNLAKAVGRVFSGAGFFITTFTNYGHARADVAFAAPYPGKIIPIDLAKFGGEVLCQKDSFLCAARGTDLSVGFQQRLGAGFFGGEGFILQRLRGDGLAFIHAGGATMTYNLRPGETLRVDTGCVVAFQPSVQFNIQFVGGFKNALFGGEGLFLASLTGPGQVILQTLPFSRLVGRIAATLPRTTSGGGGGFFGDEN from the coding sequence ATGCCACAGTCGGATGTCATTGATTACCGGATCGTCGGCGACGATCTGCAGGGCGTCATCATCACACTCGATCCCAACGAGCAGGTACTGGCCGAAGCCGGTGTCATGCTCTACATGACGGCCGGCATCGAGATGCAAACCACCATGGCCACCGACAGCTCAAAAGGCTTCTTTGGCAACCTGGCCAAAGCCGTCGGGCGGGTGTTTTCGGGGGCCGGGTTCTTCATCACCACGTTCACCAACTACGGTCACGCCCGGGCCGACGTGGCGTTTGCCGCTCCCTATCCGGGCAAGATCATTCCCATTGACCTGGCCAAGTTCGGCGGCGAAGTGCTGTGCCAGAAAGACTCGTTTCTGTGTGCAGCCCGTGGCACCGACCTCAGCGTTGGCTTCCAGCAGCGCCTGGGGGCCGGTTTTTTCGGGGGTGAGGGCTTCATCCTTCAGCGTTTGCGCGGGGATGGCCTGGCATTCATTCACGCTGGCGGGGCCACGATGACCTACAACCTGCGGCCGGGTGAGACGCTGCGCGTGGATACCGGTTGCGTCGTGGCTTTTCAGCCGTCGGTTCAGTTCAATATCCAGTTCGTCGGCGGGTTCAAAAATGCCCTCTTTGGCGGCGAGGGACTGTTTCTGGCATCCCTGACAGGGCCCGGGCAGGTCATCCTGCAAACCCTGCCTTTCAGCCGGTTGGTTGGGCGTATTGCGGCCACGTTGCCACGGACGACTTCCGGTGGTGGCGGCGGCTTCTTTGGTGACGAAAACTGA
- a CDS encoding citrate synthase: MAHEDFIKGLEGVLAAQSSICFIDGAAGRLTYRGIDIQDLAENSTFEETAYFLLFGHLPKQSELDAFVGQLQNEREVPTEIYTLLRTLPSTATPMEVLRTATSALSAYDPDGHDNSDAANVRKAVRLIAQMTTLTTAYDRIRRGLEPIKPDPSLSMAESFLYGLTGEKPHPSSARVFDVCLILHADHELNASTFAARVIASTLSDVHAAVTGAIGALAGSLHGGANQRVLEMLLEIGELDKVEAYVDNLFANKKKIMGFGHRVYRTMDPRATVLRKFARQLGEDVGNTKWYEMAERIEQLAFARKKLYPNVDFFSAPVFYTLNIPVDLFTPIFACSRISGWVAHTIEQLRDNRLIRPLALYTGAEKAEYIPMSDR, encoded by the coding sequence ATGGCGCACGAAGATTTTATCAAGGGTTTGGAGGGCGTGTTGGCAGCGCAATCATCGATTTGTTTCATTGATGGTGCGGCTGGTCGCCTGACGTACCGTGGGATTGACATTCAGGATTTGGCGGAGAATTCAACCTTCGAGGAAACAGCCTACTTCCTGTTGTTTGGTCACTTACCGAAGCAGTCCGAACTCGATGCGTTTGTCGGACAGCTCCAGAACGAACGCGAGGTGCCGACGGAAATCTACACCCTCCTGCGCACCCTGCCGTCCACGGCCACGCCGATGGAAGTGCTCCGCACGGCGACTTCCGCTCTTTCCGCCTACGACCCCGACGGACACGACAACAGCGACGCCGCCAACGTACGCAAAGCCGTGCGGCTCATTGCGCAGATGACCACACTGACGACGGCCTATGATCGCATCCGGCGCGGTCTGGAACCGATCAAACCTGACCCATCACTTTCGATGGCGGAAAGCTTCCTGTATGGACTGACGGGTGAAAAGCCCCATCCGTCGAGCGCGCGGGTCTTTGACGTGTGCCTGATTCTGCACGCCGATCATGAGCTGAACGCCTCGACCTTTGCCGCACGGGTCATTGCCTCGACGCTCTCGGACGTACACGCGGCTGTAACCGGTGCCATCGGGGCGCTGGCCGGTTCGCTCCACGGCGGTGCCAACCAGCGGGTGCTGGAAATGCTGCTCGAAATCGGCGAACTGGACAAAGTGGAAGCCTACGTGGACAACCTCTTTGCCAACAAGAAAAAAATCATGGGCTTCGGGCACCGCGTCTATCGCACGATGGACCCGCGGGCAACCGTCCTGCGCAAGTTTGCCAGGCAGCTTGGCGAAGATGTCGGCAACACGAAGTGGTACGAGATGGCCGAGCGCATCGAGCAGTTGGCCTTTGCGCGCAAAAAGCTCTACCCGAACGTGGATTTCTTCTCGGCGCCGGTGTTCTACACGCTCAACATCCCGGTGGATTTGTTCACGCCGATTTTTGCGTGCAGCCGCATTTCGGGCTGGGTGGCACACACCATCGAGCAGTTGCGTGACAACCGTCTCATCCGGCCGCTGGCGCTTTATACCGGGGCGGAAAAAGCCGAATACATCCCGATGTCTGACCGATAG
- a CDS encoding dipeptide epimerase, translated as MQLTVHPLTLELREPFALAVGRRTTTPAVCLELHHAGLVGYGEVALPPYLGWTQAEVCQALHRVQWPEPIHLLNLDRLLAAATAAIGPLPPALAALDIALHDLFGKYLGQPLHALWGFDLSRVPPTSFTLSLMSPEAAREKAVQMAEYPVLKLKLGGDNDRALVTAVREVTDRPLSVDANQGWRDRSAALDFIGWLAEQQVLFVEQPFPVACVDDHAWLTERSPLPIIADEAVRTMADVVRAPGVYHGINVKLAKCGGLRAAHAMLTVARALGLKTLLGCMTETSCAISAATHVSPLADWADLDGAALIANDPFEGARLVDGRMLPPVRPGIGACPVRPLAG; from the coding sequence ATGCAACTCACCGTCCATCCGCTCACCCTGGAACTCCGGGAACCTTTTGCCCTGGCCGTTGGCCGCCGTACCACGACGCCGGCCGTCTGCCTTGAACTTCACCACGCGGGTCTGGTGGGCTACGGCGAAGTGGCGCTGCCGCCATACCTGGGCTGGACCCAGGCCGAAGTCTGCCAGGCATTGCACCGGGTCCAGTGGCCGGAACCCATCCATCTCCTGAATCTTGACCGCCTGCTGGCGGCGGCGACAGCGGCCATCGGGCCGCTGCCTCCGGCACTGGCGGCGCTGGACATCGCCCTGCATGACCTGTTTGGAAAGTACCTTGGCCAGCCGCTCCATGCGCTGTGGGGTTTTGACCTGAGCCGGGTTCCACCCACTTCCTTCACCCTGAGCCTGATGTCTCCCGAGGCGGCACGGGAAAAAGCCGTGCAGATGGCCGAATATCCGGTGCTCAAGCTCAAGCTGGGGGGCGACAACGACCGGGCGCTGGTGACGGCCGTGCGGGAAGTCACCGACCGACCGCTTTCCGTGGACGCCAATCAGGGCTGGCGCGACCGTTCGGCGGCGCTGGATTTCATTGGCTGGCTGGCCGAACAGCAGGTGTTGTTCGTCGAGCAGCCGTTTCCCGTCGCGTGTGTGGATGACCACGCCTGGCTGACTGAGCGCAGCCCGCTTCCCATCATTGCGGACGAAGCCGTACGGACGATGGCCGATGTCGTCCGTGCGCCGGGGGTCTATCACGGCATCAACGTCAAGCTGGCCAAATGCGGCGGCCTGCGTGCCGCGCATGCCATGCTCACCGTCGCCCGCGCCTTGGGGCTGAAAACCCTTCTGGGATGCATGACCGAAACTTCCTGCGCCATCTCGGCGGCGACACACGTTTCACCGCTGGCTGACTGGGCGGATTTGGACGGCGCAGCCCTCATTGCCAACGACCCGTTCGAGGGAGCGCGATTGGTTGACGGGCGCATGCTGCCGCCGGTGCGGCCGGGAATTGGCGCCTGCCCGGTACGGCCGCTCGCCGGCTGA